Proteins encoded by one window of Pseudonocardia sp. HH130629-09:
- a CDS encoding alpha,alpha-trehalose-phosphate synthase (UDP-forming) translates to MSTREPVTAADLVVVANRLPVDLERHPDGSTTWRRSPGGLVTALEPTLRAREGAWVGWPGVPDAEVEPFAEDGLSLFPVTLTAQEVTDYYEGFSNGTLWPLYHDVVAPPQFHRHWWRAYTAVNQRFAEEVAKIAAHGATVWVQDYQLQLVPGKLRELRPDLRIGFFLHIPFPPVELFRQLPWRTRIMEGLLGADLVGFHTDGGVRNFHWLAQELAGAVSERDPYVLRHGGRRIRLGAFPISIDSHRLDELARTPEVEKRAAQIREELGSPRKIVLGVDRLDYTKGIDVRLRAFHELLEEHRVTVDDAVMIQLATPSRERVEHYQQMRADIEQAVGRINGEFARVGHPAVHYLHRSLPREELAAFFLAADVMLVTPLRDGMNLVAKEYVACRPDDGGCLVLSEFAGAAIELTSALLVNPHDTDGVKEALYAALTMNAEEGRKRMRTLRRQVLDHDVDRWATSFLEALGIRVQQ, encoded by the coding sequence GTGTCCACACGGGAACCGGTGACCGCGGCGGATCTGGTGGTGGTGGCCAATCGGCTCCCCGTGGACCTGGAGCGGCACCCGGACGGCAGCACCACCTGGCGGCGCAGCCCGGGCGGCCTGGTCACGGCGCTGGAGCCGACCCTGCGGGCCCGGGAGGGTGCCTGGGTCGGCTGGCCCGGGGTGCCCGACGCGGAGGTCGAGCCCTTCGCCGAGGACGGCCTGTCGCTGTTCCCGGTGACGCTGACCGCCCAGGAGGTCACCGACTACTACGAGGGCTTCTCCAACGGCACGCTGTGGCCGCTCTACCACGACGTCGTCGCGCCGCCGCAGTTCCACCGGCACTGGTGGCGCGCCTACACCGCGGTGAACCAGCGATTCGCCGAGGAGGTCGCGAAGATCGCCGCGCACGGCGCGACGGTCTGGGTGCAGGACTACCAGCTCCAGCTCGTCCCGGGGAAGCTGCGCGAGCTGCGCCCGGACCTGCGGATCGGCTTCTTCCTGCACATCCCGTTCCCGCCGGTCGAGCTGTTCCGCCAGCTGCCGTGGCGGACCCGGATCATGGAAGGGCTGCTCGGCGCGGACCTGGTCGGTTTCCACACCGACGGCGGCGTCCGCAACTTCCACTGGCTCGCCCAGGAGCTCGCCGGGGCCGTCTCCGAGCGCGACCCCTACGTGCTCCGCCACGGCGGCCGGCGCATCCGGCTCGGCGCCTTCCCGATCTCGATCGACTCGCACCGGCTCGACGAGCTGGCCCGAACCCCCGAGGTGGAGAAGCGCGCCGCGCAGATCCGCGAGGAGCTGGGCAGCCCGCGCAAGATCGTCCTGGGCGTCGACCGGCTCGACTACACCAAGGGCATCGACGTCCGGCTGCGCGCCTTCCACGAGCTCCTGGAGGAGCATCGGGTGACCGTGGACGACGCCGTCATGATCCAGCTGGCGACGCCGTCGCGCGAGCGGGTCGAGCACTACCAGCAGATGCGCGCCGACATCGAGCAGGCCGTCGGGCGGATCAACGGCGAGTTCGCCCGCGTCGGGCACCCGGCGGTGCACTACCTGCACCGCTCGCTGCCGCGCGAGGAGCTGGCCGCGTTCTTCCTCGCCGCCGACGTCATGCTCGTGACCCCGCTGCGCGACGGCATGAACCTCGTCGCCAAGGAGTACGTCGCCTGCCGCCCGGACGACGGCGGCTGTCTCGTGCTGTCCGAGTTCGCCGGCGCCGCGATCGAGCTGACCAGTGCCCTGCTGGTGAACCCGCACGACACCGACGGCGTCAAGGAGGCGCTGTACGCGGCGCTGACCATGAACGCCGAGGAGGGCAGGAAACGGATGCGCACCCTGCGCAGACAGGTCCTCGACCACGACGTCGACCGCTGGGCGACCTCGTTCTTGGAGGCGCTCGGGATCCGGGTGCAGCAGTGA